A genome region from Ptiloglossa arizonensis isolate GNS036 chromosome 4, iyPtiAriz1_principal, whole genome shotgun sequence includes the following:
- the LOC143146082 gene encoding uncharacterized protein LOC143146082 translates to MREHRQNTGGGVRSGLGHTQFSLQHVSVFSLLKSMREHSMREHSTREHSSVQGRGGGQPWTAKRNHDSHCIGRIYRSTKENRWGTRRTRTRSRFLARAFVAALITRACDPTANKAAMRRALMTLIISRAAITRAGSWGISFRRNDTGYNI, encoded by the exons ATGAGAGAACATAG GCAAAACACTGGTGgtggagttaggtctgggttaggtcacacACAATTTTCTCTTCAACACGTATCTGTATTCTCTCTCTTAAAAAGTATGAGAGAACATAG TATGAGAGAACATAG TACGAGAGAACATAG CAGCGTTCAAGGTCGCGGCGGAGGCCAGCCGTGGACCGCGAAACGCAATCACGACTCCCATTGTATCGGTAGGATCTATCGATCCACGAAAGAAAACCGGTGGGGCACcaggcgcacgcgcacgcgctctCGCTTCCTCGCTCGCGCGTTCGTCGCGGCATTGATCACCCGTGCGTGCGATCCGACAGCGAATAAAGCAGCCATGCGACGGGCGTTAATGACGCTAATAATTTCACGGGCGGCAATTACACGCGCTGGATCATG GGGAATAtcttttcgaagaaacgataccgggtacaatatttga